A window of Primulina huaijiensis isolate GDHJ02 chromosome 9, ASM1229523v2, whole genome shotgun sequence contains these coding sequences:
- the LOC140983735 gene encoding phospholipase A(1) DAD1, chloroplastic-like: protein MRISSIKSVRPCTLSSVQFELPIAIKTRPTKKTSSVAFRTQKSYLKCGFLDSIDGSKNLSLMEPAKVSKRWREYQGIKNWEGLLDPLDDNLRREIIRYGNFIEATYQSYNLDISSPLYGTCRYSKRDLLDESGFSKTGYRVCRNLTANSGIRLPRWMPTWMAMQSSWIGYVAVCQNKKEIARLGRRDVVIALRGTVTCLEWLENLRATLTPLSGTDNGSDSDSYPDPDSEVPMVESGFLSLYTSTFENRPSLQTLLKQEISRILEKYRNESLSFTITGHSLGAALATVAAYDIKNTFGNSPLVTVISFAGPRVGNWSFRCELEKQGTKILRIVNSDDLFTKVPGFVIENNEQNQFSDNFSSNKAAAGLGGWVHKLVEDMQWVYADVGCELRLSSRDSPYLSGINIATCHDLKTYLHLVDGFVGSNCPFRATARKIINKNLGTG from the coding sequence ATGCGCATTTCATCTATTAAAAGCGTACGGCCATGCACCTTATCGAGCGTACAATTCGAGCTCCCCATTGCCATTAAGACAAGGCCCACCAAGAAAACATCGAGCGTTGCTTTTCGAACCCAGAAAAGTTACTTAAAATGCGGATTTTTAGATAGTATTGATGGATCCAAGAACTTGTCCTTGATGGAACCAGCCAAGGTTAGCAAGAGGTGGAGGGAGTACCAAGGGATCAAGAACTGGGAAGGACTACTCGACCCGCTCGACGACAATTTACGACGCGAGATCATTCGTTATGGGAACTTCATCGAGGCAACGTACCAGTCATACAATTTGGACATTTCATCTCCCTTGTATGGTACTTGTCGTTACTCTAAAAGAGACCTACTCGATGAGTCGGGATTTAGCAAAACGGGTTATAGAGTTTGTAGGAATCTGACCGCCAACTCCGGTATACGATTGCCGCGATGGATGCCAACATGGATGGCCATGCAATCCAGCTGGATCGGTTACGTGGCGGTTTGCCAGAACAAGAAAGAGATCGCCAGGCTCGGCAGACGGGACGTGGTAATTGCGTTGCGTGGCACGGTCACTTGTCTCGAATGGCTAGAAAATCTGAGGGCAACCTTAACTCCCCTCTCTGGCACGGACAACGGTTCTGATTCCGATAGTTATCCCGATCCCGACTCGGAAGTACCGATGGTGGAGAGtggatttttaagtttataCACCTCCACGTTTGAAAACCGGCCAAGTTTACAAACTCTACTGAAACAGGAGATATCACGAATCCTGGAAAAATACAGGAATGAATCACTGAGCTTCACCATCACCGGCCACTCCCTAGGGGCGGCTTTGGCTACTGTCGCCGCCTACGACAtcaaaaacacttttggaaactcGCCCCTTGTCACCGTCATCTCCTTCGCGGGGCCGAGAGTCGGGAACTGGAGCTTCAGATGTGAGCTGGAGAAGCAAGGCACCAAAATCTTGCGCATTGTCAACTCTGATGATCTCTTCACCAAAGTCCCAGGATTCGTCATAGAAAATAACGAACAGAATCAGTTTTCAGACAATTTTTCATCCAACAAAGCTGCGGCGGGTCTTGGCGGATGGGTTCATAAGCTGGTGGAGGATATGCAATGGGTCTACGCCGATGTTGGCTGCGAGCTGCGGCTGAGCAGCCGTGACTCGCCGTACTTAAGTGGCATCAACATTGCCACGTGCCACGATCTCAAGACGTATCTTCATCTCGTTGACGGATTTGTGGGTTCAAACTGTCCCTTCCGGGCCACagcaagaaaaataattaacaaaaaccTCGGCaccggataa
- the LOC140984450 gene encoding DNA-directed RNA polymerase II subunit RPB1, whose product MDLRFPYSPAEVSKVRVVQFGILSPDEIRQMSVVHIEHSETTERGKPKPGGLSDPRLGTIDRKMKCETCMANMAECPGHFGHLELAKPMFHIGFMKTVLSILRCVCFNCSKILADEEEPKFKQAMRIRNPKNRLKKILDACKNKSKCEGGDEIDVHGQDSDEPGKKSRGGCGAQQPKISIDGMKMVAEYKLQKKKNDDQEQLPEPVERKQLLTAEKVLSILKRITDEDCQLLGLNPKYARPDWMILQALPIPPPPVRPSVMMDTSSRSEDDLTHQLAMIIRHNENLKRQERNGAPAHIISEFAQLLQFHIATYFDNELPGQPRATQRSGRPIKSICSRLKAKEGRIRGNLMGKRVDFSARTVITPDPTINIDELGVPWSIALNLTYPETVTPYNIERLKELVEYGPHPPPGKTGAKYIIRDDGQRLDLRYLKKSSDQHLELGYKVERHLNDGDFVLFNRQPSLHKMSIMGHRIKIMPYSTFRLNLSVTSPYNADFDGDEMNMHVPQSFETRAEVLELMMVPKCVVSPQANRPVMGIVQDTLLGCRKITKRDTFIEKDVFMNILMWWEDFDGKVPAPAILKPRPLWTGKQVFNLIIPKQINLLRYSSWHQESERGFITPGDTQVRIEKGELLSGTLCKKTLGTSTGSLIHVIWEEVGPDAARKFLGHTQWLVNYWLLQNAFSIGIGDTIADASTMEKINETISNAKNEVKELIRAAQEKQLEAEPGRTMMESFENRVNQVLNKARDDAGSSAQKSLSESNNLKAMVTAGSKGSFINISQMTACVGQQNVEGKRIPFGFIDRTLPHFTKDDYGPESRGFVENSYLRGLTPQEFFFHAMGGREGLIDTAVKTSETGYIQRRLVKAMEDIMVKYDGTVRNSLGDVIQFLYGEDGMDSVWIESQPLESLKLKKADFNDMYRYEIDNPNWNPNYMSPESVEDLKTIREIRNVFDAEVQKLEVDRYQLGTEIATTGDNSWPLPVNIKRLVLNAQKTFKVDFRRPSDIHPMEIVEAVDKLQERLKVVVGDDYLSMEAQKNATVFFNILLRSALASKRVLKEYRLTREAFEWVIGEIESRFLQSLVAPGEMIGCVAAQSIGEPATQMTLNTFHYAGVSAKNVTLGVPRLREIINVAKKIKTPSLSVYLKSDVSKTKERAKNVQCALEYTTLRSVTQATEVWYDPDPMSTVIEEDVEFVKSYYEMPDEEIDPDKISPWLLRIELNREMMVDKKLSMADIAEKINLEFDDDLTCIFNDDNAEKLILRIRIMNDEAPKGDLNDESAEDDVFLKKIESNMLTEMALRGIPDINKVFIKNSKLNRFDENEGFKAENEWMLDTEGVNLLAVMCHEDVDAKRTTSNHLIEVIEVLGIEAVRKALLDELRVVISFDGSYVNYRHLAILCDTMTYRGHLMAITRHGINRNDTGPMMRCSFEETVDILLDAAVFAETDRLRGVTENIMLGQLAPIGTGDCSLYLNEEMLKQAIEIPLPSYIDGGLEFGMTPARSPLTGTPYHDGMMSPNYLLSPNLRLSPITDSQFSPYVGGMAFSPATSPGYSPSSPGYSPTSPGYSPTSPGYSPTSPTYSPSSPGYSPTSPAYSPTSPSYSPTSPTYSPTSPSYSPTSPSYSPTSPAYSPTSPAYSPTSPSYSPTSPSYSPTSPSYSPTSPSYSPTSPSYSPTSPAYSPTSPGYSPTSPSYSPTSPSYSPTSPSYNPSARYSPSLAYSPTSPKITPSSPYSPSSPSYSPTSPSYSPTSPSYSPSSPSYSPSSPYSSGASPDFSASSPQYSPSAGYSPSAPGYSPSSTSQYTPRSNDVDDKSVKDEKSRR is encoded by the exons ATGGACTTGCGCTTCCCCTACTCTCCGGCGGAGGTCTCCAAAGTCCGTGTCGTCCAATTCGGCATTCTAAGCCCTGATGAAATC AGGCAAATGTCCGTGGTGCACATAGAGCACAGCGAGACGACGGAAAGAGGAAAGCCGAAGCCAGGGGGTCTGAGCGACCCACGTCTGGGGACCATTGATCGGAAGATGAAGTGTGAGACTTGTATGGCGAACATGGCTGAGTGTCCAGGTCATTTTGGTCATCTTGAGCTTGCAAAACCCATGTTTCATATTGGGTTCATGAAGACTGTTCTCAGCATTCTTCGCTGTGTTTGCTTTAATTGCTCCAAAATTTTGGCTGACGAG GAAGAGCCAAAGTTTAAGCAAGCAATGAGAATTAGGAACCCAAAAAATAGATTAAAGAAGATATTAGATGCATGCAAGAACAAATCCAAATGTGAAGGTGGTGATGAAATTGATGTGCACGGTCAAGATTCTGATGAACCGGGGAAGAAGTCTAGGGGTGGATGTGGTGCTCAGCAGCCAAAAATTTCTATTGATGGCATGAAGATGGTGGCTGAGTACAAGcttcaaaagaagaaaaatgacgACCAAGAGCAGCTTCCTGAACCTGTTGAAAGGAAACAACTTCTTACTGCAGAGAAG GTTCTTAGCATTCTGAAGAGAATAACTGATGAAGACTGTCAGTTGTTGGGCTTGAATCCAAAATATGCTCGCCCTGATTGGATGATTCTTCAAGCTCTTCCAATTCCTCCCCCACCTGTTAGACCTTCCGTGATGATGGATACTTCTTCTAGGAGTGAG GATGATTTAACTCATCAACTGGCAATGATCATTCGGCACAATGAAAACTTGAAGAGACAGGAGCGAAATGGGGCCCCGGCGCACATAATCTCTGAGTTTGCGCAATTGTTGCAGTTTCATATAGCTACATATTTTGACAATGAATTACCGGGACAGCCCCGG GCTACCCAAAGATCTGGCAGGCCGATTAAATCAATATGTAGCCGACTTAAAGCAAAAGAAGGTCGAATACGGGGTAATTTGATGGGAAAGAGGGTAGATTTTTCGGCTCGTACTGTGATTACACCTGATCCAACCATCAATATTGATGAACTGGGCGTACCTTGGAGTATTGCATTAAATCTCACATATCCAGAAACTGTTACCCCATATAACATTGAGAG GTTGAAAGAGCTTGTAGAGTATGGACCGCATCCTCCACCTGGTAAAACTGGTGCCAAGTATATAATTAGGGATGATGGACAAAGGCTGGATCTCCGGTACTTAAAGAAAAGCAGTGATCAACATCTGGAACTTGGCTATAAA GTGGAGAGGCACCTAAACGATGGAGATTTTGTCCTGTTCAATCGGCAACCAAGTCTCCATAAAATGTCTATAATGGGGCATAGAATCAAAATAATGCCTTATTCAACATTCCGCTTGAATTTATCTGTTACCTCCCCCTACAATGCTGATTTTGATGGGGATGAAATGAACATGCATGTGCCCCAGTCATTTGAAACCAGAGCTGAAGTGCTAGAATTAATGATGGTTCCAAAATGCGTTGTCTCACCTCAAGCAAATCGGCCTGTCATGGGAATAGTCCAGGATACACTTTTAGGATGTCGCAAAATTACTAAAAGGGATACATTTATTGAGAAG GATGTTTTCATGAACATTCTGATGTGGTGGGAGGATTTTGATGGCAAAGTACCTGCTCCAGCAATTTTGAAACCTCGGCCTCTCTGGACTGGGAAGCAAGTGTTCAATTTAATCATaccaaaacaaataaatttgcTGAGATATTCATCATGGCATCAAGAAAGTGAAAGGGGATTTATAACTCCTGGGGATACTCAAGTACGGATAGAGAAAGGGGAGTTACTTTCTGGCACTCTATGTAAGAAGACACTCGGGACATCTACTGGAAGTCTTATACATGTAATTTG GGAAGAGGTGGGTCCAGATGCTGCTCGCAAATTTTTGGGCCACACACAGTGGCTTGTCAATTATTGGCTTTTGCAGAATGCTTTTAGCATTGGAATTGGTGACACAATTGCCGATGCTTCAACGATGGAGAAGATTAATGAAACTATTTCTAATGCAAAGAATGAAGTGAAAGAGCTCATTAGAGCTGCTCAAGAAAAACAGTTGGAGGCTGAACCTGGTAGAACGATGATGGAGTCATTTGAAAACAGAGTGAACCAG GTGTTAAATAAGGCCCGTGATGATGCTGGTAGCAGTGCCCAGAAAAGCTTGTCAGAAAGCAACAACCTTAAGGCGATGGTTACAGCTGGATCTAAGGGAAGTTTTATCAACATATCTCAGATGACTGCTTGTGTGGGGCAACAAAACGTTGAAGGCAAACGAATCCCTTTTGGGTTCATAGATCGTACGCTACCTCACTTCACCAAAGATGATTATGGCCCAGAGAGTCGTGGGTTTGTGGAGAACTCATATCTTAGGGGGCTGACTCCTCAAGAGTTTTTCTTCCATGCTATGGGTGGTAGGGAAGGTTTAATAGACACTGCAGTGAAAACTTCTGAAACTGGATACATTCAAAGGCGATTGGTGAAGGCGATGGAGGATATAATGGTCAAGTATGATGGAACCGTCAGGAATTCTTTAGGGGATGTGATTCAGTTTCTCTATGGAGAAGATGGTATGGATTCTGTTTGGATTGAATCTCAACCCCTGGAGTCATTGAAGCTGAAAAAAGCAGATTTCAATGACATGTACAGATATGAGATTGATAATCCAAACTGGAATCCTAATTACATGTCGCCAGAATCTGTTGAAGATCTTAAAACAATTCGTGAAATCCGCAATGTATTTGACGCTGAGGTTCAGAAGCTTGAAGTTGATAGATACCAACTTGGGACAGAGATAGCTACCACAGGTGATAACTCTTGGCCTTTGCCCGTTAACATTAAAAGGCTTGTCTTAAATGCACAGAAGACTTTTAAGGTTGATTTCCGTAGACCTTCTGATATACACCCAATGGAGATTGTGGAAGCTGTTGATAAGTTGCAAGAAAGGCTTAAGGTTGTTGTTGGTGATGATTATTTGAGTATGGAGGCCCAAAAGAATGCTACTgtgtttttcaatattttactaCGTAGTGCATTGGCAAGTAAAAGGGTTTTGAAGGAATACAGACTTACACGTGAAGCTTTCGAATGGGTTATTGGTGAGATTGAATCTCGCTTTTTACAGTCTCTTGTAGCACCTGGGGAAATGATCGGTTGTGTAGCCGCACAATCTATTGGTGAGCCTGCGACTCAGATGACTCTTAATACTTTCCATTATGCTGGTGTGAGTGCCAAGAATGTTACTTTAGGTGTTCCAAGGTTGAGGGAGATCATTAATGttgctaaaaaaataaaaacacccTCTCTCTCAGTATACTTGAAGTCTGATGTGAGTAAAACCAAGGAGAGGGCGAAGAATGTCCAGTGTGCACTTGAATACACTACTTTGCGAAGTGTCACACAAGCTACTGAGGTATGGTATGATCCAGATCCAATGAGTACAGTCATAGAGGAAGATGTCGAATTTGTGAAGTCCTATTATGAGATGCCAGATGAGGAGATTGACCCAGATAAGATCTCTCCTTGGTTGCTTCGTATAGAATTAAATCGGGAAATGATGGTGGACAAGAAGCTTAGCATGGCTGACATAGCAGAGAAGATTAATCTTGAATTTGATGATGATCTGACTTGTATATTTAATGATGACAATGCCGAGAAGCTGATCCTTCGGATTCGTATCATGAATGATGAAGCTCCGAAAGGTGATCTGAATGATGAATCTGCAGAGGATGATGTGTTCCTCAAAAAGATTGAAAGTAACATGCTTACAGAAATGGCTCTTCGAGGAATTCCTGATATCAATAAAGTGTTCATTAAGAATAGTAAGCTGAATAGGTTTGATGAGAATGAAGGATTCAAGGCTGAGAATGAGTGGATGCTGGATACTGAGGGTGTCAATCTTTTGGCTGTCATGTGTCATGAAGATGTTGATGCAAAGAGAACGACGAGCAATCACTTGATTGAAGTTATTGAAGTTCTAGGGATTGAGGCAGTTCGAAAAGCTTTGCTAGATGAGCTGCGTGTTGTCATATCTTTTGATGGATCTTACGTGAATTATAGACATTTGGCTATATTGTGTGATACCATGACCTACCGTGGTCACTTGATGGCTATCACTCGTCATGGGATCAACCGCAATGATACTGGCCCCATGATGAGGTGCTCGTTTGAAGAAACAGTGGACATTCTACTGGATGCTGCTGTCTTTGCAGAAACAGATCGCCTTAGGGGTGTCACTGAAAATATAATGTTAGGACAACTTGCCCCAATTGGCACTGGAGATTGTTCCTTGTATCTGAATGAAGAGATGCTGAAGCAAGCTATTGAGATCCCTCTACCTAGTTACATTGATGGTGGACTAGAGTTTGGCATGACGCCTGCCCGTTCACCACTCACTGGGACGCCATATCACGATGGCATGATGTCACCAAATTATTTACTGAGTCCAAATCTGCGATTATCTCCAATTACTGATTCTCAGTTTTCTCCTTATGTTGGTGGAATGGCGTTTTCTCCTGCTACATCCCCTGGCTACAGCCCATCATCCCCTGGCTACAGCCCCACCTCCCCTGGCTACAGCCCCACCTCCCCTGGCTATAGCCCCACTTCCCCAACCTATAGTCCTAGTTCTCCTGGGTATAGCCCAACAAGCCCTGCATATTCTCCTACTAGCCCCTCGTACAGCCCCACATCTCCGACCTACAGCCCCACGTCTCCCAGCTACAGCCCCACGTCTCCCAGCTACAGCCCAACCTCTCCTGCATACAGCCCCACGTCTCCTGCGTACAGCCCAACGTCTCCTTCGTACAGCCCAACTTCTCCTTCGTACAGCCCGACCTCACCTTCCTACAGCCCCACGTCCCCGTCTTACAGCCCAACTTCACCATCGTATAGCCCAACTTCTCCAGCATACAGTCCCACCTCCCCTGGTTACAGTCCCACCTCCCCTAGTTACAGTCCTACATCTCCAAGTTACAGTCCTACATCTCCGAGTTACAATCCTTCAGCAAGATACAGCCCGTCTCTTGCGTATTCACCTACAAGTCCAAAGATCACACCTTCAAGTCCCTACAGTCCCTCTTCTCCGAGTTATAG CCCAACATCACCATCATATTCCCCAACATCTCCATCTTATTCTCCTTCTAGTCCAAGCTACAGTCCAAGCAG CCCATATAGCTCTGGTGCTAGCCCCGACTTTAGTGCTAGCTCTCCACAGTACAG CCCAAGTGCAGGATATTCTCCTAGTGCACCTGGCTACTCCCCATCTTCAACAAGCCAATACACTCCCCGTAGTAACGACGTGGATGATAAAAGTGTAAAGGATGAGAAGAGCCGTCGTTGA